A stretch of the Paenibacillus dendritiformis genome encodes the following:
- a CDS encoding phosphatase PAP2 family protein, whose product MVLFHSMQTVTLWTIAVVILLLWFGSGKQPLAVVAAFYKALRHSRSFLFAFIGLILILLVNNFELTIEKALAVNWDFTSHIHQLEGQFVHSIQKLFHHPLLTQGVAFFYIVVFQSLIVGSIAIYIAKDNLRMARAVCYAVIINYAVAIPFYLFFPVNEVWSYPPAAVEFRMLDVFPSFEENYRQLSGLDNCFPSLHTSISVTVALLASQSGNRRWAIFTSISALIVIFSIFYLGIHWLTDMIAGTILAVTASWLGMKWAGVRASWKTDLSNGGKAYTKSYPDSKI is encoded by the coding sequence GTGGTATTATTTCACTCCATGCAGACGGTCACCTTATGGACTATCGCGGTCGTTATCCTGCTGCTATGGTTCGGATCCGGCAAGCAGCCGCTGGCTGTCGTCGCTGCATTTTATAAGGCTTTGCGGCATTCCCGCTCTTTCCTGTTCGCTTTTATTGGTCTCATCCTTATCTTGCTCGTGAACAATTTTGAGCTGACCATCGAAAAAGCGCTGGCCGTCAATTGGGACTTTACCTCCCATATTCATCAGCTGGAAGGCCAATTCGTGCACAGCATTCAGAAGCTGTTCCATCATCCGCTGCTTACCCAGGGCGTCGCTTTCTTTTATATTGTGGTCTTCCAGTCGCTCATAGTCGGATCGATCGCAATCTATATCGCGAAGGATAATCTTCGCATGGCGCGTGCGGTCTGCTATGCGGTCATCATCAATTACGCGGTGGCCATCCCGTTCTACCTCTTCTTCCCGGTGAACGAAGTGTGGTCCTATCCGCCGGCCGCCGTAGAGTTCCGCATGCTGGACGTGTTCCCGTCCTTCGAAGAGAACTATCGGCAATTATCCGGACTGGACAACTGCTTCCCGAGCTTGCACACGTCGATATCGGTGACGGTCGCGCTGCTCGCGTCGCAATCCGGCAACCGCCGTTGGGCGATTTTCACTTCGATAAGCGCCCTCATCGTCATCTTCTCGATCTTCTATCTCGGCATTCATTGGCTGACCGATATGATCGCGGGTACGATATTGGCCGTTACGGCCTCCTGGCTAGGGATGAAATGGGCGGGGGTCCGCGCTTCCTGGAAAACGGATCTATCCAACGGCGGCAAAGCGTACACCAAATCGTATCCGGATTCAAAAATCTGA
- a CDS encoding TIGR04086 family membrane protein has translation MNALQRVSQWKPNHPILAGIVNSFIWMAMGALALSVLLYSSSATEDKTLGYIYLVHIIALFIGGWTAGRRSGRKGWYYGGLTGFCYAMLVLVIGFLAMDAGITLQKLILVAAACACGALGGIFGVNMSRNK, from the coding sequence ATGAATGCATTGCAGCGTGTATCTCAATGGAAGCCGAATCACCCCATTTTGGCCGGTATCGTCAATTCATTTATTTGGATGGCCATGGGCGCCCTGGCCTTATCCGTGCTGCTCTATTCCAGCTCCGCCACCGAGGACAAGACACTCGGCTATATTTATCTTGTCCATATCATCGCACTTTTTATCGGAGGCTGGACGGCAGGGCGGCGCAGCGGTCGCAAGGGCTGGTATTATGGAGGTCTGACCGGTTTCTGCTACGCTATGCTTGTGCTCGTTATCGGGTTTCTCGCCATGGATGCCGGCATTACCTTGCAGAAGCTGATTCTCGTTGCCGCGGCATGCGCCTGCGGCGCGCTCGGCGGCATCTTCGGCGTGAACATGAGCCGCAACAAATAA